A region of Nocardioides sp. JS614 DNA encodes the following proteins:
- a CDS encoding primosomal protein N', translating to MTDSEEQPELLPGMVRASVKASRAKARATRARKAAEAEPAAVDPVARVLVDLPLAHLDRPFDYAVPAAMADDARPGARVKVRFAGQDVDGYLVARAAESEHLGRLAPLRRVVSPEPVLAPQIEALSAELAERYAGTRSDVLRLAVPPRHATTEKAPSPPVPSWGGPDPAAGEAAWAGHEPGAAFLRHLTAGGIPRAVWTAAPAADWPVMIAHAVAATYASGRGSLVCVPDHKDVARVGAALTDVLGEGRHVTLTADSGPAARYRDFLAVSRGARRVVVGTRGAAFAPVHELGLVVVWDDGDDLHAEPRAPYPHTRETLLLRAEREGAAALVGGFVRTVEGEYLLRTGWAHELVPAREEVRRRVTVSVAGDAGDRDVHARGVRMPRAIHQAIREALDDGPVLVQTPRVGYVNALACERCRTPARCAACQGPLALTGPTTPPACRWCGILAEGWACRECGFRGLRAPVLGDARTAEELGRAFPGTTVRTSSGEAVVAAVGARPQVVVATPGAEPVAEDGYAAVVLLDTWLLLSRIDLRAEEEALRRWANAAGLVRPGGRVVAVGDAAHPALQALVRWDPAGFAARETAERVEAHLPPASRLATITGEPGAVDDALILLDAPSGAEILGPVDVGEGESRVVVRVPRAQGPALSHALGQLQRVRSSRKLDAVRIQVDPPTL from the coding sequence ATGACGGACTCGGAGGAGCAGCCCGAGCTGCTGCCGGGGATGGTCCGGGCGAGCGTCAAGGCGTCGCGTGCCAAGGCGCGGGCGACCCGGGCCCGCAAGGCCGCCGAGGCCGAGCCGGCCGCGGTCGACCCGGTCGCCCGGGTGCTGGTCGACCTCCCGCTCGCCCACCTGGACCGGCCCTTCGACTACGCCGTCCCGGCCGCGATGGCCGACGACGCCCGGCCCGGAGCGCGGGTGAAGGTCCGCTTCGCGGGTCAGGACGTCGACGGCTACCTCGTGGCCCGGGCGGCGGAGTCCGAGCACCTCGGCCGGCTCGCGCCCCTGCGGCGTGTGGTGAGCCCCGAGCCGGTGCTGGCGCCCCAGATCGAGGCGCTCAGCGCCGAGCTCGCGGAGCGGTACGCCGGCACCCGCTCCGACGTGCTCCGGCTGGCGGTCCCGCCCCGGCACGCGACCACCGAGAAGGCGCCCAGTCCGCCGGTGCCGTCCTGGGGCGGACCCGACCCGGCCGCGGGCGAGGCGGCCTGGGCCGGACACGAGCCGGGCGCGGCCTTCCTGCGGCACCTGACCGCCGGGGGCATCCCGCGCGCGGTGTGGACGGCCGCCCCGGCGGCCGACTGGCCCGTGATGATCGCCCACGCCGTGGCAGCGACGTACGCCTCCGGGCGCGGGAGCCTGGTCTGCGTCCCGGACCACAAGGACGTCGCCCGGGTCGGTGCGGCGCTCACCGACGTCCTCGGCGAGGGCCGGCACGTCACCCTGACCGCGGACTCCGGGCCGGCGGCGCGCTACCGCGACTTCCTCGCCGTCAGCCGGGGCGCGCGTCGGGTGGTCGTCGGCACCCGTGGGGCGGCGTTCGCCCCGGTCCACGAGCTCGGGCTGGTCGTGGTGTGGGACGACGGTGACGACCTGCACGCGGAGCCGCGCGCGCCCTACCCGCACACGCGCGAGACCCTGCTCCTGCGGGCCGAGCGCGAGGGTGCCGCTGCACTCGTCGGTGGCTTCGTGCGCACCGTGGAGGGCGAGTACCTCCTCCGCACCGGCTGGGCCCACGAGCTGGTGCCCGCACGCGAGGAGGTGCGCCGACGGGTCACGGTGTCGGTGGCCGGGGACGCCGGTGACCGCGACGTGCACGCGCGCGGGGTGCGGATGCCCCGCGCGATCCACCAGGCGATCCGGGAGGCACTGGACGACGGGCCCGTCCTCGTGCAGACGCCGCGGGTGGGCTACGTCAACGCCCTGGCCTGCGAGCGCTGCCGGACGCCGGCCCGTTGTGCTGCCTGCCAGGGACCGCTCGCCCTGACCGGCCCGACGACCCCGCCCGCCTGCCGCTGGTGCGGGATCCTGGCGGAGGGCTGGGCGTGCCGGGAGTGTGGCTTCCGGGGGCTGCGTGCTCCCGTCCTCGGCGATGCCCGTACGGCCGAGGAGCTGGGACGGGCCTTCCCCGGCACCACCGTGCGCACCAGCTCGGGCGAGGCCGTCGTGGCAGCGGTGGGCGCCCGTCCCCAGGTCGTCGTGGCGACTCCCGGCGCCGAGCCGGTCGCCGAGGACGGCTACGCCGCGGTGGTGCTGCTCGACACCTGGCTGCTGCTGTCCCGGATCGACCTGCGCGCCGAGGAGGAGGCGCTGCGCCGGTGGGCCAACGCCGCAGGCCTGGTGCGCCCCGGCGGCCGGGTCGTGGCCGTCGGCGACGCGGCCCACCCGGCGCTCCAGGCGCTCGTGCGCTGGGACCCGGCCGGGTTCGCCGCCCGGGAGACCGCCGAGCGGGTCGAGGCGCACCTGCCGCCGGCCAGCCGGCTCGCGACGATCACCGGGGAGCCGGGGGCGGTCGACGACGCCTTGATCCTCCTGGACGCCCCATCGGGTGCCGAGATCCTCGGCCCGGTGGACGTCGGGGAGGGCGAGTCCCGCGTCGTCGTCCGGGTGCCACGCGCGCAGGGGCCGGCGCTCTCCCACGCGCTCGGCCAGCTCCAGCGGGTCCGCTCGAGCCGCAAGCTCGACGCCGTCCGCATCCAGGTCGACCCACCGACCCTCTGA
- the def gene encoding peptide deformylase, which produces MAIQPIRLFGDPVLRKPAIEVVDFDKELRRLVADLTDTMMDAPGAGLAAPQIGVGLRVFTWYVDGEPGHLVNPQLDLSDELQDGPEGCLSIPGLSVDCQRAMAAVARGFNMYGDPVTIEGTELLARALQHETDHLDGVLFIDRLDTEARKAAMKAIRESEWFGLDAPQVKVSPHATHGLGF; this is translated from the coding sequence GTGGCCATCCAGCCGATCCGTCTCTTCGGGGACCCCGTCCTGCGCAAGCCCGCCATCGAGGTCGTCGACTTCGACAAGGAGCTGCGCCGGCTCGTCGCGGACCTCACCGACACCATGATGGACGCCCCCGGCGCGGGGTTGGCCGCGCCGCAGATCGGCGTGGGACTCCGGGTCTTCACCTGGTACGTCGACGGCGAGCCCGGGCACCTGGTCAACCCGCAGCTGGACCTGTCGGACGAGCTGCAGGACGGTCCCGAGGGCTGTCTCTCGATCCCGGGCCTCAGCGTGGACTGCCAGCGCGCGATGGCTGCTGTGGCCCGCGGCTTCAACATGTACGGCGACCCGGTGACCATCGAGGGCACCGAGCTGCTGGCCCGCGCGCTCCAGCACGAGACCGACCACCTCGACGGGGTGCTGTTCATCGACCGCCTGGACACCGAGGCCCGCAAGGCCGCGATGAAGGCGATCCGCGAGTCGGAGTGGTTCGGCCTCGACGCCCCCCAGGTGAAGGTCTCTCCGCACGCCACGCACGGGCTCGGCTTCTGA
- the fmt gene encoding methionyl-tRNA formyltransferase, whose amino-acid sequence MRVVFAGTPEVAIPVLDAVAASSHELVAVVTRPDAPAGRGRRLLASPVALRAEELGVPVLKPAHPKDPEFQEQLRALRPDCCPVVAYGALLPQAALDIPVHGWVNLHFSALPAWRGAAPVQHAIWAGDEVTGATTFRIVKELDAGPTYGVMTERIRPTDTAGDLLARLAEGGAGLMVATLDGIEDGSLEARPQQAEGVSYAPKVEVEDARVDWSRPAVVIDHQVRACTPAPGAWTTVAGERLKLGPVTHADAHGSQGLGPGELGVGKHDVLVGTGTTAVRLGDVRPHGRKQMAAADWARGARLQTGVRIGVAFGES is encoded by the coding sequence ATGCGCGTCGTCTTCGCCGGCACCCCCGAGGTGGCCATCCCCGTCCTGGACGCGGTCGCCGCGTCCTCCCACGAGCTCGTCGCCGTGGTCACCCGTCCCGACGCACCCGCCGGCCGGGGGCGGCGGCTGCTGGCGAGCCCGGTCGCGCTCCGTGCGGAGGAGCTGGGGGTCCCGGTGCTCAAGCCCGCCCACCCCAAGGATCCGGAGTTCCAGGAGCAGCTGCGCGCGCTGCGGCCGGACTGCTGTCCCGTCGTCGCGTACGGCGCGCTGCTGCCGCAGGCGGCGCTCGACATCCCGGTCCACGGGTGGGTCAACCTGCACTTCTCGGCGCTCCCCGCCTGGCGGGGAGCGGCCCCCGTCCAGCACGCGATCTGGGCCGGGGACGAGGTCACCGGGGCCACCACCTTCCGGATCGTCAAGGAGCTCGACGCGGGGCCGACGTACGGCGTGATGACCGAACGGATCCGCCCCACCGACACCGCAGGGGACCTGCTCGCGCGACTCGCCGAGGGCGGCGCGGGGCTGATGGTCGCCACGCTCGACGGCATCGAGGACGGCTCCCTGGAGGCCCGGCCGCAGCAGGCCGAGGGGGTCTCCTACGCCCCGAAGGTCGAGGTCGAGGACGCACGCGTGGACTGGTCGCGACCGGCGGTCGTGATCGACCACCAGGTGCGCGCCTGCACCCCCGCCCCGGGCGCCTGGACCACCGTGGCCGGCGAGCGCCTCAAGCTCGGGCCGGTCACCCACGCCGATGCCCACGGCTCCCAGGGCCTCGGGCCGGGAGAGCTGGGGGTCGGCAAGCACGACGTGCTGGTCGGCACCGGCACCACGGCCGTCCGGCTCGGTGACGTGCGCCCGCACGGCCGCAAGCAGATGGCCGCCGCGGACTGGGCCCGCGGAGCCCGGCTGCAGACAGGTGTCCGAATCGGCGTGGCTTTCGGTGAAAGCTGA
- a CDS encoding RsmB/NOP family class I SAM-dependent RNA methyltransferase: MSDTRPRGHQREPQRGSPGGSQRGNRPRVDPARLAALDVMKAVRVDGAYTNLVLPSVLRQHGLSGRDAAFVTELVSGTIRRRGTYDAILAACVDRPLSKVEAKVLDALRLGTHQLLSMRVPVHAAISTTVDLVRAKVSSGAGGFANAVLRQVARQELTEWIARVAPDPRVAPTRFASIAYSHPRWIVDELRSAVGADELFELLAADNEPPRVTLVARPGRSGREELPGEPTPYSPYGVVLGGGDPGEIPAVAEGRAGVQDEGSQLVAAALAAAPIEGPDRRWLDLCAGPGGKSALLAALAAQRGARLVAAERQEHRTRLVLRALRDAPGVAGIVTSDGTAPPFAEGTFDRVLVDAPCTGLGALRRRPEARWRRRADDLLSLVLLQRRLLSSALDLVRPGGVVVYATCSPVISETRGVVSSVLESRDDAEPGDTRSLLPAIPGCEGPMPGTVQLWPHRHGTDAMFLALLRRTA; encoded by the coding sequence ATGAGCGATACCCGGCCTCGGGGCCACCAACGAGAGCCTCAGCGCGGGTCCCCGGGTGGGTCCCAGCGCGGCAACCGGCCCCGCGTCGACCCGGCCCGGCTCGCGGCGCTCGACGTGATGAAGGCCGTGCGGGTCGACGGCGCCTACACGAATCTCGTCCTGCCGTCGGTGCTGCGCCAGCACGGGCTCTCCGGCCGGGACGCCGCGTTCGTGACCGAGCTGGTGTCCGGCACCATCCGCAGACGTGGGACGTACGACGCCATCCTGGCCGCCTGCGTCGACCGGCCCCTGAGCAAGGTGGAGGCCAAGGTCCTCGACGCGCTGCGGCTCGGCACCCACCAGCTGCTCTCCATGCGGGTCCCGGTGCACGCGGCGATCAGCACGACGGTCGACCTGGTCCGGGCCAAGGTCAGCTCGGGCGCGGGTGGCTTCGCGAACGCCGTCCTGCGCCAGGTGGCCCGGCAGGAGCTGACCGAGTGGATCGCCCGGGTCGCTCCGGACCCGCGGGTCGCGCCGACCCGGTTCGCCTCGATCGCCTACAGCCATCCACGCTGGATCGTCGACGAGCTCCGCTCGGCCGTCGGCGCCGACGAGCTGTTCGAGCTGCTCGCGGCGGACAACGAGCCGCCGCGGGTGACGCTCGTGGCTCGCCCCGGGCGGTCCGGCCGCGAGGAGCTGCCGGGTGAGCCGACCCCCTACTCGCCGTACGGCGTGGTCCTCGGCGGGGGCGACCCGGGTGAGATCCCGGCGGTCGCCGAGGGCCGGGCGGGGGTCCAGGACGAGGGCTCGCAGCTGGTCGCTGCGGCGCTCGCGGCCGCACCGATCGAGGGGCCCGACCGCCGCTGGCTCGACCTGTGCGCCGGTCCCGGCGGGAAGTCGGCCTTGCTGGCCGCGCTGGCCGCCCAGCGGGGCGCCCGCCTGGTGGCCGCCGAGCGCCAGGAGCACCGGACCCGGCTGGTGCTGCGCGCGCTGCGCGACGCGCCCGGTGTTGCTGGCATCGTGACGTCCGACGGCACCGCGCCGCCGTTCGCCGAGGGCACCTTCGACCGAGTGCTCGTCGACGCGCCCTGCACCGGCCTCGGCGCGCTCCGGCGCCGGCCCGAGGCCCGGTGGCGGCGCCGGGCCGACGACCTGCTCAGCCTGGTGCTGCTCCAGCGACGCCTGCTCTCCTCCGCCCTCGACCTGGTCCGGCCCGGTGGCGTGGTGGTCTACGCCACGTGCTCGCCGGTGATCTCCGAGACCCGGGGCGTGGTGTCCTCGGTGCTCGAGAGCCGCGACGACGCGGAGCCGGGGGACACGCGGTCGTTGCTGCCCGCGATCCCCGGCTGCGAGGGTCCGATGCCCGGAACGGTGCAGCTGTGGCCGCACCGGCACGGCACCGACGCGATGTTCCTCGCGTTACTGCGGCGCACCGCCTGA
- a CDS encoding AAA family ATPase → MDFDQPPVVRVWADPDRPLREGVWPADVPAVAQLVREGLELSPFVTFLVGENGSGKSTIVEAVAAAFGLSPEGGSTQGHHSTRPTESALGRSLRRQRGLAASRWGFFLRAETRHGWYTFEEQQVDPRRPRSAPLCAPPTHPCSRHAGRDDPRDRAVRLPAHDLGGARARPAPEGLPGRPGRYLRHVLDRRASADRPQRPTPGPGQGRRAHLRRRGVRRVRRAREPSGGAPQ, encoded by the coding sequence ATGGACTTCGACCAGCCGCCCGTCGTCCGGGTCTGGGCCGACCCGGACCGGCCGCTGCGAGAAGGCGTCTGGCCGGCGGACGTGCCCGCGGTCGCCCAGCTGGTCCGGGAGGGCCTCGAGCTGTCGCCGTTCGTCACGTTCCTGGTCGGTGAGAACGGCTCGGGAAAGTCGACGATCGTGGAGGCGGTCGCGGCGGCCTTCGGCCTCTCTCCCGAGGGTGGCTCGACCCAGGGCCACCACTCGACGCGCCCGACGGAGTCGGCGCTGGGCCGATCGCTGCGCCGGCAGCGTGGCCTCGCCGCGAGCAGGTGGGGATTCTTCCTCCGGGCCGAGACGAGGCACGGCTGGTACACGTTCGAGGAGCAGCAGGTCGACCCCCGCCGCCCCCGCTCGGCGCCGCTCTGTGCGCCACCCACTCACCCGTGCTCGCGCCATGCCGGGCGCGACGATCCTCGAGACCGGGCCGTGCGGCTTCCGGCGCACGACCTGGGCGGAGCTCGAGCTCGTCCAGCACCGGAAGGCCTACCTGGACGCCCCGGGCGCTACCTGCGCCACGTGCTCGATCGACGGGCGTCTGCGGATCGACCACAACGCCCCACGCCAGGACCCGGGCAAGGCCGGCGAGCACACCTTCGTCGGCGAGGTGTACGGCGCGTTCGTCGCGCCCGTGAGCCCTCAGGCGGTGCGCCGCAGTAA
- the ligD gene encoding non-homologous end-joining DNA ligase produces the protein MPASKTPAVEIEVDDRVVRISNPDRVYFPDSGATKLDLVEYYLAVGPGIVNALFERPCMLHRFPKGLAGEKVHQKRLPKGAPPWVETVRLHFPRWNRTADELCVTELGSVIWAVQMSTVEFHPWNSRREDTERPDEWRIDLDPGPECSYDRVRRVAHVAHEVLDELGVVGFPKTSGSKGLHVYVRIRPDHGFKEVRRAALAFAREVERRAPEDVDLTWWRKDRDPATVFVDYNQNARDHTIAAAYSVRGLPDARVSTPIRWDEVDDADPRDFTIFTVPERFARLGDLHTDIDDGGGRGPFDIASLLEWADRDERDGAAGPDDEQSE, from the coding sequence ATGCCCGCCTCGAAGACGCCCGCGGTCGAGATCGAGGTCGACGACCGGGTCGTGCGGATCAGCAACCCCGACCGGGTGTACTTCCCCGACAGCGGAGCGACCAAGCTCGACCTGGTCGAGTACTACCTCGCGGTCGGTCCGGGCATCGTCAACGCCCTGTTCGAGCGGCCGTGCATGCTGCACCGCTTCCCGAAGGGCCTGGCGGGGGAGAAGGTGCACCAGAAACGGCTGCCGAAGGGCGCACCGCCCTGGGTGGAGACGGTCCGCCTGCACTTCCCGCGCTGGAACCGTACGGCGGACGAGCTCTGCGTCACCGAGCTGGGCAGCGTGATCTGGGCGGTGCAGATGTCCACGGTCGAGTTCCATCCCTGGAACAGCCGCCGCGAGGACACCGAGCGGCCGGACGAGTGGCGCATCGACCTCGACCCCGGCCCGGAGTGCTCCTACGACCGGGTCCGGCGGGTGGCCCACGTCGCCCACGAGGTCCTCGACGAGCTCGGCGTCGTCGGCTTCCCGAAGACCAGTGGCAGCAAGGGACTGCACGTGTACGTCCGGATCCGCCCGGACCATGGGTTCAAGGAGGTACGCCGGGCCGCGCTCGCCTTCGCCCGCGAGGTCGAGCGCCGGGCGCCCGAGGACGTGGACCTGACCTGGTGGCGCAAGGACCGGGACCCCGCGACGGTCTTCGTCGACTACAACCAGAACGCCCGTGACCACACCATCGCGGCGGCGTACTCCGTCCGCGGCCTCCCCGACGCCCGGGTCTCCACGCCCATCCGGTGGGACGAGGTCGACGACGCCGACCCGCGTGACTTCACGATCTTCACGGTGCCCGAGCGGTTCGCCCGGCTCGGCGACCTGCACACCGATATCGACGACGGCGGCGGCCGGGGGCCGTTCGACATCGCGTCGCTCCTGGAGTGGGCCGACCGCGACGAGCGCGACGGCGCCGCCGGTCCCGACGACGAGCAGTCCGAATAG
- the rpe gene encoding ribulose-phosphate 3-epimerase — MGIQITPSILNADFAALGAEVARIGSADWVHVDVMDNHFVPNLTFGPTMVEALARSTEVPLDAHLMVEVPDRHALAYVEAGCGSVTFHVEAAQAPVRLAREIRAHGARASMALRPATPVEPYEDLLPELDMLLIMTVEPGFGGQRFLDLCLPKIRRARELMDKHGLETWLQVDGGISLETIERCVDAGADVFVAGSAVYSAADPDRMVAELRAAAERAVR; from the coding sequence GTGGGCATCCAGATCACCCCGAGCATCCTGAACGCCGACTTCGCCGCGCTCGGCGCCGAGGTCGCCCGGATCGGCAGCGCCGACTGGGTGCACGTGGACGTGATGGACAACCACTTCGTCCCTAACCTCACGTTCGGCCCGACCATGGTCGAGGCGCTCGCCCGGTCGACCGAGGTGCCGCTCGACGCCCACCTGATGGTCGAGGTCCCCGACCGGCACGCGCTCGCGTACGTCGAGGCCGGCTGCGGATCGGTCACCTTCCACGTCGAGGCCGCGCAGGCGCCCGTCCGACTGGCCCGCGAGATCCGCGCGCACGGCGCCCGGGCGAGCATGGCGCTGCGTCCGGCCACGCCGGTCGAGCCCTACGAGGACCTGCTGCCCGAGCTCGACATGCTGCTGATCATGACCGTCGAGCCCGGCTTCGGCGGCCAGCGGTTCCTCGACCTGTGCCTGCCGAAGATCCGCCGGGCCCGCGAGCTGATGGACAAGCACGGGCTGGAGACCTGGCTGCAGGTCGACGGCGGCATCAGCCTGGAGACGATCGAGCGCTGCGTGGACGCCGGTGCCGACGTGTTCGTCGCCGGTTCGGCCGTCTACTCCGCCGCGGACCCCGACCGGATGGTCGCCGAGCTGAGGGCCGCCGCCGAGCGCGCCGTCCGCTGA
- the ribD gene encoding bifunctional diaminohydroxyphosphoribosylaminopyrimidine deaminase/5-amino-6-(5-phosphoribosylamino)uracil reductase RibD, translated as MTFTAAEQAAMRRALELAAAPGVPLGPNPRVGCVLLDEDGRTVAEGHHRGAGTAHAEADALARAGVRARGATAVVTLEPCNHTGRTGPCAQALIGAGVRRVVFAQPDPNPAAAGGADTLRAAGVDVESGLLHVESGLLNRFWAFGLAHGRPFVTWKFATTLDGRSAAADGTSRWVSSRAARLDTHRLRARCDVMLVGTNTIEVDDPLLTVRDEHDRPLEHQPLRAVMGERDLDPGRRVFDQRPANGAESVHLRTRDPEKALAELAALDRQHVFLEGGPTLAAAFLKAGLVDEIVAYVAPMLLGSGRAAVGDLGIPTIAQAFRPRVTDVTVLEGLDGEQPNVRLTLTPSEPRAEGA; from the coding sequence ATGACGTTCACCGCCGCCGAGCAGGCCGCCATGCGGCGTGCGCTCGAGCTCGCGGCGGCTCCCGGCGTCCCGCTCGGACCCAACCCGCGCGTCGGCTGCGTGCTGCTCGACGAGGACGGCCGCACCGTGGCGGAGGGCCACCACCGCGGCGCGGGCACGGCGCACGCCGAGGCCGACGCGCTGGCGCGGGCCGGCGTCCGGGCCAGGGGAGCGACCGCAGTCGTCACCCTCGAGCCGTGCAACCACACCGGACGCACCGGCCCCTGCGCGCAGGCCCTGATCGGCGCCGGCGTACGCCGGGTGGTCTTCGCCCAGCCCGACCCGAACCCGGCCGCCGCCGGCGGCGCGGACACCCTGCGCGCCGCCGGTGTCGACGTCGAGTCGGGACTCCTGCACGTCGAGTCGGGACTTCTGAACCGGTTCTGGGCCTTCGGGCTCGCGCACGGCCGGCCCTTCGTCACCTGGAAGTTCGCCACCACGCTGGACGGCCGCAGCGCCGCCGCCGACGGGACCAGCCGCTGGGTCAGCTCGCGCGCCGCCCGGCTCGACACGCACCGGCTCCGGGCCCGGTGCGACGTGATGCTCGTGGGCACCAACACCATCGAGGTCGACGACCCGCTGCTGACCGTGCGCGACGAGCACGACCGCCCGCTGGAGCACCAGCCGCTGCGGGCGGTGATGGGGGAGCGCGACCTGGACCCGGGCCGCCGGGTCTTCGACCAGCGACCGGCGAACGGTGCCGAGAGCGTTCACCTGCGCACGCGCGACCCCGAGAAGGCCCTTGCCGAGCTGGCCGCTCTCGACCGGCAGCACGTGTTCCTCGAGGGCGGGCCGACGCTGGCCGCCGCCTTCCTGAAGGCCGGGCTGGTCGACGAGATCGTCGCGTACGTCGCCCCGATGCTGCTCGGGTCCGGCCGCGCGGCTGTCGGCGACCTCGGAATCCCCACCATCGCGCAGGCGTTCCGTCCGCGGGTCACCGACGTCACGGTGCTCGAGGGGCTCGACGGCGAGCAGCCGAACGTGCGCCTGACCCTCACCCCTTCAGAACCCCGCGCAGAAGGAGCCTGA
- a CDS encoding riboflavin synthase, with translation MFTGIVEELGTVAAVEDQGDAIRLTIRATTVLEDAALGDSIAVNGCCLTVAARDGDTWTADVMQETLDKTSLAGVRPGDRVNLERAVTAHTRLGGHIVQGHVDGVGTVVRRTPSEHWEVVEISFPPADQRGTLARYLVDKGSITVDGVSLTVVEATADGFTVSLIPETLARTTLGTRRPGDRVNLEADILAKHVERLLAHRDQVDRVGADRTEGAPA, from the coding sequence ATGTTCACCGGGATCGTCGAGGAGCTCGGCACCGTCGCCGCCGTGGAGGACCAGGGCGACGCGATCCGCCTCACCATCCGGGCCACCACTGTGCTCGAGGACGCTGCGCTCGGCGACTCGATCGCAGTCAACGGCTGCTGCCTCACCGTCGCGGCTCGCGACGGGGACACCTGGACCGCCGACGTCATGCAGGAGACCCTCGACAAGACCAGCCTCGCCGGCGTCCGGCCCGGCGACCGCGTGAACCTCGAGCGAGCGGTCACGGCGCACACGCGGCTCGGTGGCCACATCGTCCAGGGCCACGTCGACGGCGTGGGGACCGTCGTCCGCCGGACCCCGAGCGAGCACTGGGAGGTCGTCGAGATCTCCTTCCCGCCGGCGGACCAGCGGGGCACGCTGGCCCGCTACCTCGTCGACAAGGGCTCGATCACCGTCGACGGCGTCAGCCTGACCGTCGTCGAGGCCACCGCGGACGGCTTCACCGTGAGCCTGATCCCGGAGACCCTGGCCCGCACGACCCTCGGCACCCGCCGTCCGGGCGACCGGGTGAACCTCGAGGCCGACATCCTCGCCAAGCACGTCGAGCGACTGCTGGCCCACCGTGACCAGGTCGACCGAGTCGGGGCCGACCGCACCGAAGGAGCACCCGCATGA
- a CDS encoding bifunctional 3,4-dihydroxy-2-butanone-4-phosphate synthase/GTP cyclohydrolase II, which produces MSTEIRLDTVERAIADIAAGKAVVVVDDEDRENEGDIIFAASKATPDLMAFTIRYSSGVICVPMPARMLDRLEIPLMTPHNKDRLRTAYTISVDARDGVTTGISAADRAHTVRVLADSATEPWEITRPGHVFPLRYREGGVLVRRGHTEAAVDLAKLAGLTPAGVLVEVVNDDGTMKRGPELRAFADEHGLAMISIDDLVRYRRRHETLVERVAETQLPTRHGDFTAYGYRITVDGSEHIALVHGDISGPEPVLTRVHSECLTGDVFGSHRCDCGPQLEEALERIVAEGRGVVVYLRGHEGRGIGLVAKLQAYQLQDGGRDTVDANLDLGLPADARHYGTATQVLRDLGVGSVRLMTNNPDKVRNLEDYGVSVAARVPLTPHPNDHNIAYLLTKRDRMGHDLPNLADGVPDTRADGVPDTLAQNGA; this is translated from the coding sequence ATGAGCACCGAGATCAGGCTCGACACCGTCGAGCGGGCGATCGCCGACATCGCCGCCGGCAAGGCCGTGGTCGTCGTCGACGACGAGGACCGCGAGAACGAGGGCGACATCATCTTCGCCGCCAGCAAGGCGACCCCCGACCTGATGGCCTTCACGATCCGCTACAGCAGCGGCGTGATCTGCGTGCCGATGCCGGCCCGGATGCTCGACCGGCTCGAGATCCCGCTGATGACGCCGCACAACAAGGACCGGCTGCGTACGGCGTACACGATCTCGGTCGATGCCCGCGACGGGGTGACCACGGGCATCTCCGCCGCCGACCGGGCGCACACCGTCCGGGTGCTCGCCGACTCGGCGACCGAGCCGTGGGAGATCACCCGCCCCGGTCACGTCTTCCCACTGCGCTACCGCGAGGGCGGCGTGCTGGTGCGCCGCGGACACACCGAGGCCGCGGTCGACCTCGCGAAGCTGGCCGGGTTGACCCCCGCGGGCGTGCTGGTCGAGGTCGTCAACGACGACGGGACCATGAAGCGCGGGCCCGAGCTGCGCGCCTTCGCCGACGAGCACGGCCTGGCGATGATCTCGATCGACGACCTGGTGCGCTACCGGCGGCGCCACGAGACCCTCGTCGAGCGGGTCGCCGAGACCCAGCTGCCGACCCGGCACGGTGACTTCACGGCGTACGGCTACCGGATCACCGTCGACGGCTCCGAGCACATCGCGCTCGTCCACGGCGACATCAGCGGACCGGAGCCCGTGCTCACCCGGGTGCACTCGGAGTGCCTGACCGGCGACGTGTTCGGCAGCCACCGCTGCGACTGCGGGCCACAACTGGAGGAGGCCCTCGAGCGGATCGTGGCCGAGGGGCGCGGCGTGGTCGTCTACCTGCGCGGCCACGAGGGCCGCGGGATCGGGCTGGTCGCGAAGCTGCAGGCCTACCAGCTCCAGGACGGCGGCCGGGACACCGTCGACGCGAACCTCGACCTCGGCCTGCCGGCCGACGCCCGCCACTACGGCACGGCCACCCAGGTGCTGCGCGACCTCGGCGTCGGCAGCGTCCGGCTGATGACCAACAACCCGGACAAGGTGCGCAACCTCGAGGACTACGGTGTGTCGGTCGCCGCCCGGGTGCCGCTGACGCCGCACCCCAACGACCACAACATCGCCTACCTGCTCACCAAGCGCGACCGAATGGGTCACGATCTGCCCAACCTTGCCGATGGGGTGCCCGACACCCGTGCCGACGGGGTGCCCGACACCCTTGCCCAGAACGGAGCCTGA